The following is a genomic window from Corvus hawaiiensis isolate bCorHaw1 chromosome 5, bCorHaw1.pri.cur, whole genome shotgun sequence.
gaaaagcagttcaCAAAACTGAAGAAGGGAAGACCTGAAGATGGGAAATGTGCctcaaagaagaaaaggtgGCTTGCAAAAGCCTTAACAGATTAAAAGCCCATCCTTCTGCATGATCAGGAGCTCCCACAGTAACTCTGATACACTGGAGTAAGAGTGTTTATGCTCCTGGCACAGAACATATGGAAACAAGTAAAGAACTTCCAGTGTCTGTCAAGATGGCTGTGCAAGGTATAGTCCCTTACCTTTTCTGATCCGTTAATGATGAAGTAGCCACCAGGATCAAGTGGACACTCGTTCAGCTCACAAAGATCACGGTCAGTTAAGCCGTTCAGCAAACAGTACGTGGAACGCAACATGATAGGGATTTTTCCTATAAAGGTTTTCTGGTGCTGGGTCTGCAATTGGTCCTCTCCTTCTTTAATAACTGTTTTAGTTATATCCACATACAAGGGGGCAGAATACCTACAGAATAAAAACACCACTGTGTTATCTGTCAGTTATTGTCTCTCCGTACAGCCCTGAGTAATGAAGGCAGTTATTCAAGCACTCACTGGTGTATTAAGCATTATTACCAAATCATTAATCACCATCTGCATTTAACAAACAGACATGGCATTTTAAATAAAGCGGTAATACTGCATTTTCAAGGCACTACTATATTGAAAAAGAATATCAATCAATAAAGCAGAGGCAGTTCTTCCTTGTGTTTATCCACCACAGAGTTGGCTCTTACGTAAGATTTCTCAGTCTGGCTTCATTTGGCATCATAGGTGAGGGTGCTCCATCTCTTTCCCAATGTGTAGGTTTGGAGAGATAGATTTGTTCAAACTTCAACAGATACCGGGGCTGGAAAACAAGAATATATTTACTTGTAATGGAAGAAACATCTCTCTTATTAGCAACCAGAATGTTACTGCAGAAGAACAACCACTACcaataaatgaaaacacagcaaGCTGGCAACATTGGTTCCTAGGATGATTCTATAGGACAAGTAAACAAGTAAGACTTGAGTTTTTGGAAGacaatctgatttttaaaatgcacaaaagCTTCCTACAACAGGAGGTGGCACACCCTTGTTGGCAAACATTTTGTAGGTCAAAAAATCCCTCTTTCTCAGTCCTTATGTGGAGAAACACCTTCTCCTGGATTTGCAGCAACAGCCACATACAGTTCTCATGAAAGCAATCTTAAAGAGAACACATTCTTATCTCTGAGCATGATTGCTAAATCCTCTCATGTGCTCTAAACTGCCTTCAAAATTTGAGACTGAGAAGTAGagggaaacagaaacaaaaaaatcaagtttttcCCAATACACCCAGTTTCCTTAAATTAGTTTAGTATCTTCAAATGTGGTGAGAGATTGGCTGCAAGTGACTCTGAAGGAAAaagtaagttttctttttctcatccCTAAACCTATTCCTAAAAACTTGTATTTAATAAATGAGAATAAGACACTAACCTCTGTGATTTGAGAAAGTAAAATAGTAGCTCTTGGGCAAAAAGAAGCCCAGCACAAACCACACTTGTGACCTGAACTGTGACCAGGCACAGTGCAAACAGTAACTGCAGAACTGCACAGCTGGAGAATTCTGCCATAATATACACAGAATAACAGAGGAAATGTTAAGAAGAATTAGTGGGATAGATGCTTATGGACAGTTTGTCTAACAGAGAAACCAAAAGGCATCTTAGTTGTTCTCTGCAGGATAGCTGtttgcttgaaaaaaaatgcaaaggaacaggaaaaacGTGTAACAAATTTAATGCTTGGGTATCCTAAAGATCCTTTAAATCTCTAGAGGGAAGCATCTAGGTAGTGACTGACAGCAAGGCAATGGCTCATCACCATTTGCACTTAAGGAACAGGGATCAGACCACACAAGGGACACAGGTGAAAGCACCACAGTCACTGCAGAAGGTGCACACTCATTGTAGAGGAGCCACTGCACGGCGCAGATCCGAGACAATTTGTCCTCTTTGGAACGTGGTGCCAAGGGAAGAAGATGAACAACAGCACCCTTTGAAAACCTGGACCAAACTTGAGCCCAACTTAAGTCAAAGCCAAGAGAGGAGAAGTTTTCAGCCAAAAACCTTTCTTGCCATGGTAAAGctactgaaaaatcaaaatctcACCAAGACTTGACTTGCTCTTGGCTACCTGACCTGCTCTACTAAATCTGTGCATGCAGTTTTGCACAGGAACTGACAaaatgagctgcagcagccacttGTTCTTGCTCACTTCTCAACtcaagcagcaggacaggggtgGAATAAAACTGATGTAAAATGATTTTGCATTGTAAAAACACATCATCTCTGCCAGGGTTCTCCACTTACTGGCTCTTCCACTTCTCCTGAGGCATGCTGGGCTTCAGCTTGTAAATCAATTGGTGGAGCATCTTCAACAATTCTCTGCACAGACATCTGAATAAACTCATCAAAGGAATCCAGCTGTTGCCTGACTAAACCCTTTTCATCAAAATaggagctaaaaaaaaaaaaaaaaacaggttaATAAGAAATCTTTTAATTCATGTACTTCACACATCAACAAACTTAAGATACATTTATAACAAAACCTCCAAAAGCCCTGAAATACAGTACAGAATCAAGCACATCCACTTATCCCAAGGCATGAGTTTCAAACAGAGATGCTCCTCACAAATATTTAACAATTCCCTCACTGCCTGAAGACACAGACACTTCCGAGTGACAGACTTGCTGCCACCTCTCGGCTAAGCCACGACTGCATGCACAGTCAGCGCCTTAAATTTCTCTTAAATTGGAAGAGAAACATGATGACAAACCTCACAGAAAGCAGCTTCAGCTCAAGTTTTCAATAACGCCTGTAAAATACTTTGCTTTAACTAATGTTCCAAGCTGTAGTAAACTGGGAGCATGCCCCCAAGTCCAAGGCATTGTTCTCAAAACTTTTATCTTGCGTCCTCTCTGTTCCAGACACACAGGAATTCCCAGCTTCACCTCCTCCAGATTTCCCTTAGCTTTTGGGTCACCTAACTTCAAACAAGCCCAATCAGAGCCCAAATTCAAAGCTCCACAGCCTGACTTTTGGTGGGATAAACTAACCATGTCTGCTGCATTCACTCATGCTGTCAAGTTCCTCTACCTCACATTACTGAAGTGAGCCAGGGAACCCACATTACCTCAGCTTCTGTCCCATCACTGTCAACATCTCAGAGAAAACTGGGAAGAACTACCCCCCACCAACAAGTTCAagcttctccaggaagggtagCACACCCTTGGCTATCttgtgtgctgctgtgcagtttgCTGTTGCCCAAGAAAAAGGATGATGGGAAAGAACAACCTGTATCCCAGGACTGCCTCCGAAGTTTCTCACTTCTGGTCTCCAAGCAGACTGTCTATGGGACCAGCCCCACAGATCTACCCTTAGGCTTGCAACTGCTACTCTAAGACACCACTTGTGTACATCTTATGAATGATGTAACTAgcaaaagaaacactttttacTCAGTTCCGCATAGCATCCCACTCCTTAACACTCATAAAAAGCTGCAGGTCCTGGACactagaaaaaaacaacaccaaaatgGTGGAAATAATCAAGTACTGATGTCCTAATGCCAGCATCAGCTGTGAGATTAGTGGGCTTGATATGGAACCAAAACCAcctatttcttcactgaaaaactGTGTGCTGGGGGTCACCAGAGCTTCTCAATCCCTGACGACAAGCCTTTGTTTCTGCCAAAAGCCCTCCTGCTCTGAACGAGCTGCAACACACACTTTAGCACCACCaagcctgcagctcccagacGCGTTTCCGGGAGCAACCTGGATGTCACCCCGCACAACCGAGAGCACATGTGTTGAAGGCTTAAGGACACCGAGTTTTAGCCGGTCACCTAATAACAATCCAGCAGGCTTCTTGCCACAGGTCGGGGGTAATTTCATCATCGTCTTCATCATATTGCATATCTGCGGGGAAGCACAACATGTGAGCCAGGCTCCGACCACCGCGGTGTCCCTCCTCGCCCGCTCAGGGACCCTCCGGCACCCCGGCTCCCGCGGGAGATCCCACCGCGCCCGGCGCATCCCCCCCATCTCCCGGTTCCTGTGGGCCCCGCGCGCGCCCAGCGCCATCCCCGGCCCCCTTGCGAGGACGGACGGGAGGAAAAGGCgaggagaaagaaagggagaaccCCTCACCTTCGTCCGCGTCGTACATGGTGGCGGCGGGAGgagccgcggcggcggcggccgagcGAGAGGCGAGGGGCGAGAGGCGAGGGGCGAGAGGCGAGGGGCGAGAGGCGAgcggagcgcggccgagcggCAGCGGGACGGCGGCTGCGCCACCCGTGACGTCACGCGCGCGTCTCCCGCGAGGCGCCCGCGCTCATCGTGATGTCACGCGCGCGCCTCCAGCGGGGCGCCGGCGCGCTTCGTGACGTCGGGCGCGCGCGCCGggcggtgcggtgcggtgccGCCATGCTCCGCCTGGGCCCCGCGCTCCTGGCCCGCCTGGCCCGCGcccagccccgcgccccgccgcggcggtgcggggcggcggcagcagcgggcGGTGGCGAGGAGCAGGAGCGCTTCGTCTTCCTCGAGTACGAGCCGGACCCGGCTgagagggcggcggcggcggcggcggcgctgcgccgggagcgggagccgaagccgcggcgggggcgcggcgcaGCGGCGGCAGTACCGAGCCTGTCCGACCCGTCGGTGCCGCCGAGCGGCGTGAGCTGCTCGGGCTGCGGGGCCGAGCTGCAGTGCGGGGATGGCGGCGCGCCGGGCTTCGTGCCGGCCGAGAAGTACCGCAGCCTCCTGTCCGAGGGCCCCGCGGCGCTGCGCGGCGCCGTGTGCCAGCGGTGCTGGGCGCTGGCGCACCACGGGAGCGCCCTGCGGCTGCGGCTGCCGCCCGACGAGCACCGCCGCGTGCTGAGCGCGGCCCtgcgccgcccgccgcgccaCGGCCGCGGGCCGCTGCTGCTCTACGTGCTGGACGTGATGGAGCTGCCCGACCCGGTGCTGCCGCAGCTGCCGGCGCTGCTGGGCCCCGACGTCCCCGCCGCGGGCGTGCTGGTGGTGGGCAACAAGGTGGACCTGCTGCCCGCGGACTGCCGCGGGCACCTGGGGCGGCTGCGGGAGCGGGTGGCGGCGGCCTGCGCccgggccgggctgcggggaGCCGCGCTGGTGGATATCCGCCTGCTGAGCGCCAAGACGGGCTTCGGTGTGGAGGGGCTGGTCAGCCGGCTGCAGCGCTCCTGGAAGTGTGCTGGCGATGTCTACCTGCTGGGTGCTACTAACTCTGGCAAGTCTACTCTCTTCAACACCCTGCTGCGCTCCGACTACTGCAAGTCCCGCGCCCCCGACATCATCGACAGGGCCACCGTGTCCCCGTGGCCAGGTCAGGGCGCCGCTTGGCCTTTTGTAGCACGGGTAatgggggctggggggtgcGCAGAAAACAGTGAGCGGTGggcctctgggctgctctcGGCCACCCCTACAGTAGGAGAACCTGTCACCAAGGGTACCTTCCACCCTGAGCACCTCTGTGGTGGGCACTGAGTTCCAGAGCTGTGCCTTGCTTCAAATTGTCCCCTGTGAAgagtggctgcaggagctggggctgttaaaggaggctcaggggagacct
Proteins encoded in this region:
- the NOA1 gene encoding nitric oxide-associated protein 1; protein product: MLRLGPALLARLARAQPRAPPRRCGAAAAAGGGEEQERFVFLEYEPDPAERAAAAAAALRREREPKPRRGRGAAAAVPSLSDPSVPPSGVSCSGCGAELQCGDGGAPGFVPAEKYRSLLSEGPAALRGAVCQRCWALAHHGSALRLRLPPDEHRRVLSAALRRPPRHGRGPLLLYVLDVMELPDPVLPQLPALLGPDVPAAGVLVVGNKVDLLPADCRGHLGRLRERVAAACARAGLRGAALVDIRLLSAKTGFGVEGLVSRLQRSWKCAGDVYLLGATNSGKSTLFNTLLRSDYCKSRAPDIIDRATVSPWPGTTLNLLKFPIINPTCDRIFRRQERLKQEATKTEDQLSSEEKNHLNQLKKQGYVVGRVGRTFQQQKSCSEIDFDPDMLSYSMDEDPRDPPKMHEEREEFTHNEVKDARWCFDTPGIVKEDCVLNLLTEKEVKLVLPSHAIVPRTFILKPGMVLFLAALGRIDYLEGDKPAWFSVLASNLLPVHVTMLSNADAVYEKHTAQEFLKVPMGGEERMKEFPPLVPQDITLKGIDTTEAVADIKLSSAGWVAVTAHAEEELLLRAYTPKGTALVVREPPLLPYISSIRGARIPGTPAYRTKKPPSFVENLRTGGSR